One segment of Agromyces albus DNA contains the following:
- the pcaG gene encoding protocatechuate 3,4-dioxygenase subunit alpha, giving the protein MPETPFLQTPSQTVGPFFGYALPYEDGPAVAPPWHPSAVRFHGSVLDGAGQSVPDAVIEIWGADAAGGIIAERGSFARDGHAVTGFGRAAVDRDGHYSFTTIKPGATRTDAAPYLLVTVFARGLMHHLFTRAYFDDEPDRNDRDRLLGDLDPARRSTLIAQADGEASYRFDIRLQGDGETVFLDFDAETDG; this is encoded by the coding sequence ATGCCTGAGACCCCGTTCCTGCAGACCCCGTCGCAGACGGTCGGGCCGTTCTTCGGCTACGCGCTGCCCTACGAGGACGGCCCAGCGGTGGCGCCGCCGTGGCATCCGTCGGCCGTCCGGTTCCACGGCTCGGTGCTCGACGGAGCGGGCCAGAGCGTGCCCGACGCCGTGATCGAGATCTGGGGGGCGGATGCCGCGGGCGGCATCATCGCCGAACGAGGCAGCTTCGCGCGCGACGGCCACGCCGTCACGGGCTTCGGCCGCGCGGCGGTCGATCGCGACGGGCACTACTCCTTCACGACGATCAAGCCCGGAGCGACGCGCACGGATGCCGCGCCCTACCTGCTCGTCACGGTATTCGCCCGGGGGCTCATGCACCACCTCTTCACGCGGGCCTACTTCGATGACGAGCCCGATCGCAACGATCGAGACCGCCTGCTCGGCGACCTGGATCCGGCGCGGCGTTCGACCCTCATCGCGCAGGCCGACGGCGAGGCGAGCTACCGTTTCGACATCAGGCTGCAGGGCGACGGCGAGACCGTCTTCCTCGATTTCGATGCGGAGACCGATGGCTGA